One Longimicrobium sp. DNA segment encodes these proteins:
- a CDS encoding rhomboid family intramembrane serine protease, whose translation MPYYDSSYGSPFRSTVTKWVRWLLIANTAVFGATLVLTLARVSEAVVFDWIGLSPLHVLSRPWTPLTYAFAHAGVFHWLFNMMALFFFGPRLEERWGGREFIKFYVIAALGGALFSFVSPHGTVVGASAAINGLLMAWAVYWPDDEILFFGVFPIRIKWLVLAMGFFSMFSAMGGSPDSGVAHLAHLGGFLTALAYLKSPWAPRSWGDLPARARKPKKPSRALVPWVGKKEEAAARPAPPPPAAAAGARRSARAERELLDDVDRILDKISAQGLSSLTPEERARLDEVSRRYRTN comes from the coding sequence ATGCCCTACTACGACAGCTCCTACGGCTCGCCCTTCCGCTCCACGGTGACGAAGTGGGTGCGGTGGCTGCTGATCGCCAACACGGCCGTCTTCGGGGCCACGCTCGTGCTCACGCTCGCGCGCGTCTCCGAGGCCGTGGTGTTCGACTGGATCGGCCTGAGCCCGCTGCACGTGCTCTCCCGGCCCTGGACGCCGCTGACGTACGCGTTCGCGCACGCCGGCGTCTTCCACTGGCTGTTCAACATGATGGCGCTCTTCTTCTTCGGCCCGCGGCTGGAGGAGCGCTGGGGCGGGAGGGAGTTCATCAAGTTCTACGTGATCGCGGCCCTCGGCGGGGCGCTCTTCTCGTTCGTCAGCCCCCACGGCACCGTGGTGGGCGCGTCGGCGGCCATCAACGGCCTGCTGATGGCCTGGGCGGTGTACTGGCCCGACGACGAGATCCTGTTCTTCGGCGTCTTCCCGATCCGGATCAAGTGGCTGGTGCTGGCGATGGGGTTCTTCAGCATGTTCAGCGCGATGGGCGGCTCGCCCGACAGCGGGGTGGCGCACCTGGCCCACCTGGGCGGCTTCCTCACCGCGCTCGCCTACCTGAAGAGCCCGTGGGCGCCGCGCTCGTGGGGCGACCTGCCGGCGCGCGCCCGCAAGCCGAAGAAGCCGTCGCGGGCGCTGGTGCCTTGGGTGGGGAAGAAGGAGGAGGCCGCCGCCCGCCCGGCCCCGCCGCCCCCCGCCGCCGCGGCCGGGGCGCGCCGCTCCGCCCGCGCCGAGCGCGAGCTGCTGGACGACGTGGACCGCATCCTGGACAAGATCTCGGCCCAGGGCCTCTCCTCGCTCACCCCCGAGGAGCGCGCCCGCCTGGACGAGGTGAGCCGCCGCTACCGGACCAACTGA